A section of the Malania oleifera isolate guangnan ecotype guangnan chromosome 2, ASM2987363v1, whole genome shotgun sequence genome encodes:
- the LOC131149623 gene encoding uncharacterized protein LOC131149623, producing MDGRGRGVTDWSSTHAIFVTAWEHRRDYIVRGVAEHSPMRPDDPYFTWYRSITLRFVDRTAAVYLSLADIVIEAEQISSDPAIHRLMRAALDLVHEDGRRIPERGGRPDVPARGGRPAPVRGGRHASSSRPGTPMSEYLFGPSAPYAPSNAAHIAGPSSRPTDAPSDSAATPSMSFLLDDLFDGVEVDAPPRPPRSRPETSYHFSPRALHMADDDDAAPFGGEDSHPARRARTPDDVDEQGEGRCRRQPPRPRRRPRCGTE from the exons atggatggacgcggtcgaggggtcacagactGGTCGAGTACGCACGCGATATTCGTCACTGCGTGGGAGCATCGACGAGACTACATCGTACGAGGAGTGGCGGAGCACAGTCCGATGCGTccagatgacccatacttcacttggtataggtctatcacactccgcttcgtcgacaggaccgcagctgtatatttgagcctc gctgacatagtcattgaggcagagcagatctcgtcggatcctgcgatccaccgattgatgcgtgctgcactggacctcgtccacgaggatggtcgacggatcccagaacgaggaggtcgacctgatgtaccagcacgaggaggtcgaccagctccagtacgaggaggacgacatgctTCCTCTAGTCGTCCAGGGACTCCCATGTCCGAGTACTTATTTGGCCCGTCAGCGCCTTATGCGCCTTCCAATGCAGCTCATATTGCCGGACCATCGAGCAGACCGACTGATGCCCCATCCGactctgctgctaccccatccatgtcatttttattggacgatcttttcgatggggtcgaggtcgatgcaccccctaGGCCGCCTCGTTCTCGTCCCGAGACATCTTATCATTTCTCACCGCGTGCGCTACACatggctgatgatgatgatgcagcacCTTTTGGGGGAGAGGATTCACATCCAGCACGACGGGCCAGGACACCTGATGATGTTGACGAGCAGGGAGAGGGTAGatgcagacggcagccaccacgaccccggagacgacctcgctgcggcacggagtag